A genome region from Gossypium hirsutum isolate 1008001.06 chromosome A04, Gossypium_hirsutum_v2.1, whole genome shotgun sequence includes the following:
- the LOC107948341 gene encoding protein MODIFIER OF SNC1 11 isoform X1 — MAATTQKPVAVATSTPTPTTPASVTLAAISSAEPNPKKIVSSSSDKSDPPNAEGSLKENGGSKTTGTTVGSVVGDESGPVNDIQKKIRRAERFGVPVQLSEQEKRNSRAERFGTAPRPNGSEASKQSEEVKRKARAERFGLAVPSTTVDEEEKRKARLAQFAPYSKPDTIEGEKRKARAIRFSDPLSTSLAQVNHKGNIEPEAPVAGKAVGGL, encoded by the exons ATGGCAGCCACCACCCAGAAACCCGTCGCCGtcgcaacctccacccccaccccCACGACTCCTGCATCCGTCACTCTCGCCGCCATTTCATCTGCAGAACCAAACCCTAAGAAGATCGTGTCATCCTCCTCGGATAAGTCTGATCCTCCTAATGCTGAAGGATCTCTGAAGGAGAATGGGGGTTCGAAGACCACCGGGACTACTGTGGGCTCGGTCGTCGGGGATGAAAGCGGTCCCGTTAACGATATCCAGAAGAAGATTCGCCGAGCTGAGCGGTTCGGCGTACCTGTACAGTTGTCCGAGCAAGAGAAGCGTAATTCTAGGGCCGAGAG GTTTGGCACTGCACCCAGGCCAAATGGATCAGAAGCATCGAAGCAATCAGAGGAGGTGAAGAGGAAGGCTAGAGCTGAGAG GTTTGGGCTTGCTGTACCCTCTACAACTGTTGATGAGGAAGAGAAAAGGAAAGCTCGTCTTGCCCAATTTGCACCATATTCCAAACCTGACACCATTgaaggagaaaaaagaaaagcaaggGCAATCAG GTTTTCTGATCCCCTGTCAACTTCTTTAGCACAGGTAAATCACAAGGGGAATATTGAACCA GAGGCTCCTGTTGCTGGAAAGGCTGTTGGAGGACTCTAA
- the LOC107948341 gene encoding protein MODIFIER OF SNC1 11 isoform X2 has protein sequence MAATTQKPVAVATSTPTPTTPASVTLAAISSAEPNPKKIVSSSSDKSDPPNAEGSLKENGGSKTTGTTVGSVVGDESGPVNDIQKKIRRAERFGVPVQLSEQEKRNSRAERFGTAPRPNGSEASKQSEEVKRKARAERFGLAVPSTTVDEEEKRKARLAQFAPYSKPDTIEGEKRKARAIRFSDPLSTSLAQEAPVAGKAVGGL, from the exons ATGGCAGCCACCACCCAGAAACCCGTCGCCGtcgcaacctccacccccaccccCACGACTCCTGCATCCGTCACTCTCGCCGCCATTTCATCTGCAGAACCAAACCCTAAGAAGATCGTGTCATCCTCCTCGGATAAGTCTGATCCTCCTAATGCTGAAGGATCTCTGAAGGAGAATGGGGGTTCGAAGACCACCGGGACTACTGTGGGCTCGGTCGTCGGGGATGAAAGCGGTCCCGTTAACGATATCCAGAAGAAGATTCGCCGAGCTGAGCGGTTCGGCGTACCTGTACAGTTGTCCGAGCAAGAGAAGCGTAATTCTAGGGCCGAGAG GTTTGGCACTGCACCCAGGCCAAATGGATCAGAAGCATCGAAGCAATCAGAGGAGGTGAAGAGGAAGGCTAGAGCTGAGAG GTTTGGGCTTGCTGTACCCTCTACAACTGTTGATGAGGAAGAGAAAAGGAAAGCTCGTCTTGCCCAATTTGCACCATATTCCAAACCTGACACCATTgaaggagaaaaaagaaaagcaaggGCAATCAG GTTTTCTGATCCCCTGTCAACTTCTTTAGCACAG GAGGCTCCTGTTGCTGGAAAGGCTGTTGGAGGACTCTAA
- the LOC107948342 gene encoding probable protein phosphatase 2C 38 isoform X1, whose amino-acid sequence MVKSCWKPSIEGDSRGCLDGLLWYKDIGQHVYGYFSMAVVQANSLLEDQSQLESGLLSSSSSGPYGTFIGVYDGHGGPEASSFINYNLFCNFKSFVSENQEMSTNVLRKAFLATEDKFLSLVRKQWLVKPQMASVGSCCLTGVICNGLLYIANAGDSRVVLGRSVRGAKEVIAMQLSTEHNASFDAVRDELRSLHPNDPQIVVMKHKVWRVKGLIQISRSIGDAYLKKAEFNEEPLLPKFRLHEPFRKPILSAEPSLLVHKLHPDDQFLIFASDGLWEHLSNQQAVRIVQTSPRNGIARRLVKTALKEAAQKREMRYSDLNKIDRGVRRHFHDDITVIVVFLDPHLINGSSCYNSPMSIKGGGRLASLC is encoded by the exons ATGGTTAAATCCTGTTGGAAACCATCTATTGAGGGTGATTCTAGAGGGTGCCTTGATGGTTTACTGTGGTATAAAGATATAGGGCAACATGTTTATGGATATTTTTCAATGGCAGTGGTTCAAGCCAATAGTTTGTTGGAGGATCAAAGCCAACTTGAATCGGGATTGTTGAGTTCGAGTAGTTCCGGTCCGTACGGGACTTTCATTGGTGTGTATGATGGACATGGTGGACCTGAGGCTTCAAGCTTCATCAATTACAACCTTTTCTGCAATTTTAAGT CATTTGTGTCTGAGAATCAAGAAATGTCAACAAATGTTCTCAGAAAGGCTTTCTTGGCAACAGAAGACAAATTTCTTTCCCTTGTGAGGAAGCAATGGCTGGTTAAGCCGCAAATGGCATCGGTCGGATCGTGCTGTTTGACGGGAGTGATCTGCAATGGACTGCTATACATTGCAAATGCTGGTGATTCCAGAGTAGTCTTAGGCAGATCAGTAAGAGGGGCTAAGGAAGTTATAGCAATGCAATTATCGACCGAACACAATGCAAGTTTTGATGCCGTAAGAGATGAGCTTCGGTCGTTGCATCCCAATGATCCGCAGATTGTTGTGATGAAACACAAAGTTTGGCGTGTTAAGGGCCTTATACAG ATTTCAAGATCCATAGGTGATGCATATCTAAAGAAGGCAGAATTCAACGAAGAGCCTCTCCTGCCTAAATTTAGACTGCATGAACCGTTTCGAAAGCCGATCCTTAGTGCCGAGCCGTCATTGTTAGTACATAAACTCCACCCTGATGATCAGTTTCTCATCTTTGCTTCTGATGGTCTTTGGGAACACTTGAGCAACCAGCAAGCTGTTAGAATTGTGCAGACTAGCCCACGAAAT GGAATTGCAAGGAGACTTGTTAAAACAGCACTCAAGGAAGCAGCACAGAAAAGAGAAATGAGATACTCAGACCTGAACAAGATTGATAGAGGGGTGAGGAGACATTTTCATGATGATATAACAGTCATAGTTGTCTTTCTAGATCCCCATTTGATCAATGGAAGCTCATGCTACAACTCTCCCATGTCGATAAAAGGCGGAGGAAGACTTGCCAGCCTCTGCTAG
- the LOC107948342 gene encoding probable protein phosphatase 2C 38 isoform X2, whose amino-acid sequence MSTNVLRKAFLATEDKFLSLVRKQWLVKPQMASVGSCCLTGVICNGLLYIANAGDSRVVLGRSVRGAKEVIAMQLSTEHNASFDAVRDELRSLHPNDPQIVVMKHKVWRVKGLIQISRSIGDAYLKKAEFNEEPLLPKFRLHEPFRKPILSAEPSLLVHKLHPDDQFLIFASDGLWEHLSNQQAVRIVQTSPRNGIARRLVKTALKEAAQKREMRYSDLNKIDRGVRRHFHDDITVIVVFLDPHLINGSSCYNSPMSIKGGGRLASLC is encoded by the exons ATGTCAACAAATGTTCTCAGAAAGGCTTTCTTGGCAACAGAAGACAAATTTCTTTCCCTTGTGAGGAAGCAATGGCTGGTTAAGCCGCAAATGGCATCGGTCGGATCGTGCTGTTTGACGGGAGTGATCTGCAATGGACTGCTATACATTGCAAATGCTGGTGATTCCAGAGTAGTCTTAGGCAGATCAGTAAGAGGGGCTAAGGAAGTTATAGCAATGCAATTATCGACCGAACACAATGCAAGTTTTGATGCCGTAAGAGATGAGCTTCGGTCGTTGCATCCCAATGATCCGCAGATTGTTGTGATGAAACACAAAGTTTGGCGTGTTAAGGGCCTTATACAG ATTTCAAGATCCATAGGTGATGCATATCTAAAGAAGGCAGAATTCAACGAAGAGCCTCTCCTGCCTAAATTTAGACTGCATGAACCGTTTCGAAAGCCGATCCTTAGTGCCGAGCCGTCATTGTTAGTACATAAACTCCACCCTGATGATCAGTTTCTCATCTTTGCTTCTGATGGTCTTTGGGAACACTTGAGCAACCAGCAAGCTGTTAGAATTGTGCAGACTAGCCCACGAAAT GGAATTGCAAGGAGACTTGTTAAAACAGCACTCAAGGAAGCAGCACAGAAAAGAGAAATGAGATACTCAGACCTGAACAAGATTGATAGAGGGGTGAGGAGACATTTTCATGATGATATAACAGTCATAGTTGTCTTTCTAGATCCCCATTTGATCAATGGAAGCTCATGCTACAACTCTCCCATGTCGATAAAAGGCGGAGGAAGACTTGCCAGCCTCTGCTAG